CGTGACATTCGCACCGACAAGCCCGCTGGAGCGAAACGTCGTGAAGAACGTTTCGGCAGTCTCTGGTGACACGGCAATTGCGTCGTAGGCCCCCGGCAGGCCGTAGGTCTGAAGCCAGAACCGGTGGATCAGCGGTGACCGCGAATGCGCGATCGGCCAGCCGATGACGCCTGATTTCGGACCATCCAGGCTCACGATGCCGCAATCCCGATGGAGCGGAGATAACCCAGCAGCGGCAGCAAAGGGAGCCCGAGGATCGTGAAGAAGTCGCCTTCCACCTTTTCGAACAGCTGAACTCCGACGCCCTCCAGATGGTAGGCGCCGACGCTCTCGAGCGCGCGCGAACCGGCCACCTCGATATAGTCATCGAGAAATCGGTCCGAAAAATCCCGCATGGTCAGCCGGGCCGTTTCCACCGCCTGCCAGGTAATTTCCTGACCCCGAACGCAGGTGACCGCCGAATGAAGCACATGGCTCTTGCCACGGAGCCGCACGAGCTGATTGCGCGCCTGGTCCAGATCATCCGGCTTCACGAACCGCTCGCCATCCAGGTCGAGGGTCTGATCGGCGCCGACGACCAGGGCATCGGGAAACTGGGCGCTGACGGCAAGGGCCTTCACACCCGCCAAATGAGCGGCGATCTGACCCGGATCACGGGTCATGCGACCTTCGTTCAACTCTTCCTTCCGCTCGTCGATGTCCGCGGCCGCGGTGGAAAAGCTCAATCCGGCAGCAGCCATCATGCGGGAGCGTGCAGCGCTCCGCGAGGCGAGAACCAGGGAGGTCTCGTCAGCCCGTTCCGTCTTCTGTGAGGCTCGAAGCATATCTGCGATCGTTCAATAGCGCCAAGATCGACGCGGCGGTTTCTTCGATGGAGCGGCGGGTGACGTCAATGATCGGCCAACCGTTTTCGGCGCACAGGCGCCGCGTGTGCGCAATTTCGCGGGCCACCGCCTGCCGGTCAACATAGTCCCCGCGCGCCGGCTTGATCGCATTGAGCGAAAGCAGGCGATTTTCGCGCAGCTGGACGATCCGTTCGGGCGTGGCCACGAGGCCGACGACCAAGGGACGTTCGGCGGTGAACAGGGTTTGCGGGACCGGCAGATCCTGAACGA
The DNA window shown above is from Amorphus orientalis and carries:
- a CDS encoding Maf family protein, yielding MLRASQKTERADETSLVLASRSAARSRMMAAAGLSFSTAAADIDERKEELNEGRMTRDPGQIAAHLAGVKALAVSAQFPDALVVGADQTLDLDGERFVKPDDLDQARNQLVRLRGKSHVLHSAVTCVRGQEITWQAVETARLTMRDFSDRFLDDYIEVAGSRALESVGAYHLEGVGVQLFEKVEGDFFTILGLPLLPLLGYLRSIGIAAS